AGTAGATTGAAAAAAGAAAAGGCTGGTTACCAGAAGCGCAAAAACAGCCGCCACGGCGATCATCCATGGCAGTACGCTCGTTTTCTTTCTTAGTCGTTTTCCGGAATGGATGAGCGTATGAACGCCCGTAACAAAAGGATCGTTCTCAATGCGCTCTTGCAGAGAATTTAGAAACGACTCGGGTGCCTTGAGTTCATCTTCAGAGAGTGCGATCAACTCGCTCAATTCTAATTGGTTTCTGATTTCATCGAGACGCGCAGGATCCTCCTCAACCAGTTGGATGAGCTCCGCCTGCTCCTCCGTAGTCAGCTCGTCATCGACCAGGCGGCCGAGTAGTTCTTCAAATCGGTCGTGGTTCATATCAGCTTTCTATAGCTAGTTGTCGTTTTATACAGAGACGAAGTTGGCGTCGTATCCGCAGCAGCATCTGACGAATGTTGGCCGAAGTCTTTTCCGTTTGCTCCGCGATTTCGGAAGCGTTCAGACCATCCCGGTAACGGTACTCGACGACAGTGCGGTTAAGCTGGTTGAGCTTCGATATACACGTTTTCAATATTTCCATCGGCAAGTGGTCCCAGTTCGCCAGTTCCCCTTTCGCTTCGGACAAGATCATTTTAGCCAGGTCGGTGTTCAGGATACGCTGCCTTCGAGACTGCTTGCGGATTTCGTTACGGACGATGTTGGCGGCAATGCCCCGCACCCACTTGCCGAAATCTCTGGTTTGATCGAAGGATTCCCAGTCGAGATAGGCTTTTAAAAAAGCCTCCTGTGCAATGTCATCCACCCAGTCTGCGTCCACTCCCAACGTACGCACGAATGCCCGTACCCGTATGTGGTGCTCAAGAACCAGTGATTCGAACTGATTGGAATGTTTGGAGGGTGAGTCCATGTAGCGGAGTATGGTCACTCACTGGCTTAAGTGTGACAAATATTTCTTCGTTATATCCCTTTACGCCGCGGTTGCGGCTCTCAAATCAGTTTATCCACCCTGCTGGTTCGACACAGCTTGGAATCGTTTAGGAAGGTGACCCTGCTCTTTAAGGTGAACAGACCGGATGATTGGCGTATCCATCTGTGAACGTCACGCCCTTTTCGGCGATGGAATTCCACCTGATTAATTGATGTCGGCCACTTCCGGATGGGTCGACTTGAGGTGAAAGGATTCACTGAGAACGACTTCCTTGATCAGGTCTTTTAAGCGGTAGTCGTCTTTGGCGATAGATTCAACGATCTGGTTGATGGAGGCGGTGTCGGCGACACCGGTTTCACGGCCAAGAGAGAAGGATAGCAT
This genomic stretch from Opitutia bacterium ISCC 52 harbors:
- a CDS encoding sigma-70 family RNA polymerase sigma factor, with amino-acid sequence MTILRYMDSPSKHSNQFESLVLEHHIRVRAFVRTLGVDADWVDDIAQEAFLKAYLDWESFDQTRDFGKWVRGIAANIVRNEIRKQSRRQRILNTDLAKMILSEAKGELANWDHLPMEILKTCISKLNQLNRTVVEYRYRDGLNASEIAEQTEKTSANIRQMLLRIRRQLRLCIKRQLAIES